The Coccinella septempunctata chromosome 6, icCocSept1.1, whole genome shotgun sequence genome segment TTTTCGCCAATTTCAGTGGGATGATTGGGAATCTAGAGACATCCAAGTGTATGGAATATTCGTGGCACTAGGAATTTTCTTCTTATGGAATACTATTTTGACAATAAACCTTATTTCTCTAAGACGAAAATGTATATCAGTGAATACGGCTTCTGGAGATATAACAACTACAAGgtaagaaatgaatttcgctAAGGAATCAGTTTGAAAAATTCTTCCTTCAACCAATTAATTTTTAAACAATTCTTATAATTTGATCATTCAATTTCAAGGAATTCAATCCAGACTCCAGACCATGAAATACGTAGATGAATGTATAGATTTGAGACCTTTGTTATTAGATTCTTCAGTTGAGTGACAGGAAAAAGGTCAGGTTTATAGAACAAAAACCACTACTTAAAACAATGCCGActagtttcgattttattctaaaatcatCCCCAGGGCTAGTTTTAAATGGTCTGAGTTATGTAATCAAAAAAAATACACCTCACAAAAGTTGTTTTCCATCCGTCTTCTCTCGATGTTTTGTGGGGTGTATTTGTTTCAATTTGTTGATTACATGACTCAGACTATTTGAAACTAGCCCTAAGGATGATCGAAACAAGTCGGCATTGTTTTAAGGAGTGGTTTTTGTTCTATAAACCTGAGCTTTTTTCTGCCAATCAACTGAAGAACGTAGATGATGTTTATTGAACATCTAGTATCTAATAACTACTGAAAACAGCCTTTGACATAATATTTAAATGGAACAGATAGATCTGTTTGTAATAATAAGAtgtattttcgatattttcacagaaatacTGGAACAAGtcattttttatttaaaattgcgCATCTGCCGATATACCTTTATTCTAAATTTGAGGTTTTTTTCATACTCCCTCTCTACGACATATGAAATAAGTTGAGTTTCTTTAAATGGAAACCCTTACTTTTTGTTCCAGTATAGATGAACCTTTTGTTGCTTTAGGATAGATATATGTATGTTCATTGATGGATGAGTCTTTCAACCCTTTTTTATTATAAGGATGAAATTGTTGAACTTGTTCatttttcttcaatgaaaaaattttcctatttttttccCGTTAgacgaataaaaatatttctgactttccgagatgacgaactgattgtattgaattataatggaaaccccatataaattagtggtttctgatgATACAAATCCCTTTTGGCTCATTGAACTGACCGCTGAAACGGTGAAGACCCCTTTTTTAACTCCCAATAATTGTTTCAGGATAGCAACATCTCCCGTGTGGAATCAGATTTACGTTCCAAAAATTCCTAGATTACAGAAAGTGAAGAGTAGTAATCCTACTAGTATTTCTTCCATTCCACAGACTCCTTCGGATtggtaaatatttttttcccaatTGACCTTTCatgaaaaagaattatttccAGGTTCGGCGATGGTCCAGCTCAGATggataataatatatttttttgaatgaaattataaattttttcaatctgtTGAATATGCTTCCGAACTTtcgaatttaataaaaaatcaaGGGAAATATTGCAAACACTGGAATATACTTCAAATAATTTATATGGCAGTTTTATACAATTTGTATAAAAGTTTATTTAAACTTCTTACATGTAATAAATACAAAACAAAGGCATAGAAACTTTGTATAAATGTTCAATATAAATAACATATGTACAATTTTATTGGTTATTTGACCAGAAATACTCATGGAAAACACAGACAAACATAAATATACAATATATTTTAATCTACAATATTCCCTAGTTGTGATTTCAGAAGTCATTATATGTTCAAAATCCATAACAAACATTATgatgaatgaaacaaaaatgagACGTGAATTTTAAGCACTTTTTTATAGTCATAATTTGTATATTACTTGTAATATTATATTA includes the following:
- the LOC123315851 gene encoding uncharacterized protein LOC123315851 codes for the protein MFWDDWESRDIQVYGIFVALGIFFLWNTILTINLISLRRKCISVNTASGDITTTRIATSPVWNQIYVPKIPRLQKVKSSNPTSISSIPQTPSDWFGDGPAQMDNNIFF